A genomic stretch from Antarcticibacterium flavum includes:
- a CDS encoding bifunctional SulP family inorganic anion transporter/carbonic anhydrase, which produces MKKIPDFNNIVNKVDINQQKPLFSRLNKDIPASIVVFLVALPLCLGIALASGAPLLSGLISGIVGGIVIGSISHSSVSVSGPAASLTAVVLASIASLGSFDVFLLAVVLGGIFQFTLGILKAGLIADYMPSNIIKGLLAAIGIILIIAQIPYAMGIAADTADYFDPNKNFFSQVDEAIASFYASLTGGALLITGISLAIMIFWDKTPLKNFKLLPPALVVVLLGVALNVIFQYAVPSLYLEEAHLVNIPNIDSVSELVTFPDFSAITNPEVWGVAITITLIASIASLLAIEAADELDPHKRNTPPNRELVAQGIGNTITGLIGGIPITSVIVRSSVNIAAGAETKLSAILHGIFLLLSVLFLSSILNLIPLSSLAAILLVIGYKLASWDVVSTMFRKGWNQFIPFVVTIVAIILTDLLIGIFIGTLVSIFFLLRSNYHNAFFVENTKIFKGETIRLELSNEVSFFNKASIKNTLWNVPDKSTVIIDATFASYIDQDVLEIFEDFRDTYAREHDINLSIIGLKEKYDLGKDLEFVQEELKDSKKRSTPQDIFDYLKDGNQRYVDGKLVSRRLRNKELMDFINAPPLAAVVNCIDMREPLNVLMNTGIGDLIPIRTAGNLANDHGIKSLEVACQKQGAKFILFMGNSANKIYAQALRDFKEGHDSYLCPLIAEAVEANHITRDLINESNLYEHADVITRWSLVRSRELVIEQSQFLRESIEEGSIGMASGFFNRQNGKIDFSEMHQTSEVINSNG; this is translated from the coding sequence TTGAAGAAAATTCCAGATTTTAATAATATCGTCAATAAGGTGGATATCAATCAACAAAAGCCGCTTTTCTCCCGCTTAAATAAAGATATTCCTGCCAGTATAGTTGTTTTTCTTGTTGCCTTACCCTTATGCCTGGGAATCGCACTTGCCAGTGGGGCGCCTCTGCTTTCGGGTTTGATCTCAGGGATTGTTGGTGGTATTGTAATAGGTAGTATAAGCCATTCCTCTGTAAGTGTGAGTGGTCCTGCGGCCAGTTTAACTGCAGTGGTACTGGCTTCTATCGCCTCGCTGGGAAGTTTTGATGTATTTCTTCTGGCAGTTGTCCTGGGAGGGATCTTTCAATTTACCCTTGGAATTTTAAAAGCCGGCCTTATTGCAGATTATATGCCTTCTAATATTATAAAAGGACTACTTGCTGCTATTGGTATTATACTAATCATTGCCCAGATTCCCTACGCAATGGGAATCGCCGCAGATACGGCCGATTATTTTGATCCCAACAAGAATTTTTTCTCCCAGGTAGATGAGGCTATTGCCAGTTTTTATGCATCTCTAACAGGGGGTGCTTTGTTGATCACCGGGATCTCCCTGGCCATAATGATATTTTGGGATAAAACCCCGCTTAAAAACTTTAAGCTTTTGCCACCTGCACTTGTTGTGGTTTTATTAGGTGTTGCCCTTAATGTAATCTTTCAATATGCTGTTCCCTCTTTATATTTAGAGGAGGCTCATCTTGTGAATATACCTAATATTGATAGCGTAAGCGAGCTTGTTACTTTTCCCGATTTTTCTGCGATTACCAATCCTGAAGTTTGGGGAGTTGCGATCACTATTACCCTTATCGCCTCCATTGCCAGTTTACTCGCAATAGAAGCTGCAGATGAGTTGGACCCTCATAAGAGAAATACCCCGCCAAACCGGGAGCTGGTTGCCCAGGGTATAGGAAATACCATCACAGGTTTGATTGGTGGAATACCAATTACATCTGTTATCGTAAGAAGCTCGGTGAATATAGCTGCCGGGGCAGAGACGAAACTTTCAGCCATACTGCACGGTATATTTTTACTTTTAAGTGTTTTGTTCCTAAGCAGCATTTTAAACCTCATACCACTTTCCAGCCTCGCGGCCATTCTACTTGTAATTGGATATAAACTCGCATCATGGGATGTGGTATCCACTATGTTCCGAAAGGGCTGGAACCAATTTATTCCATTTGTAGTGACGATCGTAGCTATTATTTTGACAGATCTTCTAATAGGAATATTTATTGGTACCCTGGTGAGTATATTTTTCCTTTTGCGCAGTAATTATCATAATGCCTTTTTTGTTGAGAATACCAAGATATTTAAAGGAGAAACTATACGGCTTGAACTATCTAATGAGGTCTCATTCTTCAATAAAGCATCTATAAAAAACACTCTATGGAATGTACCAGATAAATCTACCGTAATTATTGATGCCACCTTCGCAAGCTATATAGACCAGGATGTTCTCGAGATCTTTGAGGATTTTAGAGATACCTATGCGAGAGAGCACGATATTAACCTAAGCATCATAGGATTAAAAGAGAAATATGACCTGGGTAAAGACCTTGAATTCGTGCAGGAAGAATTAAAGGATTCCAAAAAGAGATCTACTCCCCAGGATATTTTCGACTATCTAAAAGATGGAAACCAAAGATATGTTGATGGAAAATTAGTGTCCCGCAGACTTCGGAATAAGGAGTTAATGGATTTCATAAATGCTCCTCCACTTGCCGCGGTGGTTAACTGTATAGACATGAGGGAACCACTTAATGTGTTGATGAATACAGGAATTGGAGACCTTATACCTATAAGGACCGCAGGTAACCTGGCAAATGACCATGGCATAAAAAGCCTGGAGGTAGCCTGCCAAAAGCAGGGAGCCAAATTTATACTCTTTATGGGTAATTCTGCCAACAAGATCTACGCACAGGCACTAAGAGATTTTAAAGAAGGACATGACTCATATCTTTGTCCATTGATTGCTGAAGCTGTAGAAGCTAACCATATTACCAGGGATCTTATAAATGAAAGCAACCTGTATGAGCATGCAGATGTGATTACACGCTGGAGCCTGGTAAGGTCAAGGGAACTTGTCATTGAGCAAAGCCAATTTCTTCGGGAGTCAATAGAAGAGGGCAGTATAGGTATGGCGTCGGGATTTTTTAACCGCCAAAATGGTAAAATAGATTTTTCTGAAATGCATCAAACTTCAGAAGTTATAAATTCCAATGGCTGA
- a CDS encoding homoserine kinase — MKEIKIFSPATVANLSCGFDVLGCCLDTVGDEMTIKKNELCELRITKITWQDLPMETNKNVAGVAAKVMLDHLGEKQGFDIEIDKKIRVGSGIGSSAASAAGAVFAINKLLGEPYTAKQLIKFAMAGEQLASGNAHADNVAPALLGGFSLVKSYDPLEVISLPSPGELRMVILHPLIEIKTQDSRAILRQSISLKSAVSQWGNLGALVSALYTNDYDLLGRSLVDGVIEPIRSILIPYFDEIKKVAVENGALGYGISGSGPSVFALCRGDENASRVKNAIGEFYHSTGIEFDLHLSAINTEGVKVL; from the coding sequence ATGAAAGAAATAAAGATCTTTTCCCCGGCAACTGTTGCGAACCTCTCCTGTGGCTTTGATGTTCTTGGCTGTTGCCTGGATACGGTGGGAGATGAAATGACCATTAAGAAAAATGAACTCTGCGAATTAAGAATTACCAAAATAACCTGGCAGGATCTGCCTATGGAAACCAATAAGAACGTAGCCGGGGTAGCGGCAAAAGTTATGCTGGATCATTTGGGAGAGAAACAGGGGTTCGATATTGAAATAGATAAAAAGATAAGAGTAGGCAGTGGAATTGGCAGTAGCGCCGCAAGTGCTGCAGGAGCTGTATTCGCCATAAATAAATTACTGGGTGAACCTTATACCGCGAAGCAGCTTATAAAGTTTGCAATGGCAGGGGAGCAACTGGCAAGCGGGAATGCGCATGCAGATAATGTTGCACCGGCACTGCTGGGGGGCTTTAGCCTGGTAAAAAGTTACGATCCGTTGGAAGTTATAAGTTTACCCTCACCCGGGGAACTCAGAATGGTAATTTTACATCCTCTCATTGAAATAAAAACACAGGACTCCCGTGCTATCCTGCGGCAGTCAATAAGTCTTAAAAGTGCAGTGAGCCAGTGGGGAAATCTCGGGGCCCTGGTAAGTGCCCTTTACACGAATGATTATGATCTCCTGGGTAGAAGCCTTGTTGATGGGGTTATTGAGCCCATAAGATCCATTCTTATTCCTTATTTTGACGAGATAAAAAAGGTAGCTGTGGAAAACGGCGCACTGGGTTATGGCATTTCCGGCTCCGGGCCTTCTGTCTTTGCTTTATGCCGGGGAGATGAAAATGCCTCGAGGGTGAAAAATGCTATTGGAGAGTTTTATCATTCTACAGGAATAGAATTTGACCTTCACCTTTCGGCTATTAATACAGAAGGTGTAAAAGTGCTATGA
- a CDS encoding S10 family peptidase, with product MKYLLVAFIGLFSLTSISQNVKLPVDTTVVTSHSVSIKGKNINYTATTGTQPVYNENGEAVASLFYTYYKRSGIQNTENRPLVISFNGGPGSASVWMHLAYTGPRVLKIDDEGFPVQPYGVKANPHSILDIADIVYVNPVNTGYSRLIEEGDKKQDRKDFFGVQADIKYLAGWINTFVTRNNRWLSPKYLIGESYGTTRVSGLALELQNSHWMYLNGVILVSPTEIGIERGGPVEVANRLPYFAAAAWYHNKLPATHQNKDLDELLPEVEEYAINTVLPALVKGGFTDAATKQEVASQMAQYSGISEKVLLQNNLAVPFRYFWKELLREDGGYTVGRLDSRYLGIDAKEAGDSPDYNSELTSWLHSFTPAINYYLQEELNFKTDLRYYMFGPVHPWDRSGDNTGENLRQAMAQNPNLDVLIQAGYFDGATTYFNAKYTMWQLDQSGKMQDRISFKGYRSGHMMYLRAEDLKNANDDIREFIENNLPKEGQSAKYQLN from the coding sequence ATGAAATATTTATTAGTGGCCTTTATTGGCCTTTTCTCCCTTACCTCAATCTCTCAAAATGTAAAGTTGCCGGTTGATACTACCGTGGTTACCAGCCACTCGGTTTCTATAAAAGGAAAGAATATCAACTACACCGCCACAACAGGAACTCAGCCTGTCTATAATGAGAATGGGGAAGCCGTTGCCAGTTTATTCTATACTTACTATAAAAGGAGCGGTATACAAAATACTGAAAACCGGCCTTTGGTGATCTCTTTCAATGGCGGACCAGGCTCTGCATCTGTTTGGATGCATTTGGCTTACACCGGCCCCCGGGTATTGAAGATAGATGATGAAGGATTTCCTGTACAGCCTTATGGTGTAAAAGCAAATCCTCATTCCATTCTTGACATTGCAGATATAGTTTACGTAAATCCTGTAAACACAGGATATTCAAGATTAATTGAAGAAGGAGATAAGAAGCAGGACAGGAAGGATTTCTTTGGCGTCCAGGCAGATATAAAGTATCTGGCCGGCTGGATAAATACCTTTGTTACCAGAAACAACAGATGGCTATCTCCAAAGTATCTTATTGGAGAAAGCTATGGTACTACAAGGGTTTCAGGTCTTGCCCTGGAATTACAAAACAGCCACTGGATGTACCTCAACGGTGTGATCCTTGTATCTCCTACAGAGATTGGAATTGAAAGAGGCGGCCCGGTAGAGGTAGCCAACAGGCTGCCATATTTTGCCGCCGCCGCCTGGTATCACAATAAGCTCCCTGCAACCCACCAAAATAAGGACCTTGACGAATTGCTTCCAGAAGTAGAAGAATACGCCATTAATACAGTCTTACCGGCCCTTGTAAAAGGCGGATTCACAGACGCCGCGACAAAACAGGAAGTCGCTTCTCAAATGGCTCAATACTCAGGAATTTCTGAAAAAGTTTTACTGCAAAATAATCTCGCTGTACCCTTCAGGTATTTCTGGAAAGAGCTTTTAAGAGAGGACGGAGGATATACCGTAGGCCGCCTGGACTCCAGATATCTTGGAATCGATGCGAAGGAAGCAGGGGATTCACCAGATTATAATTCAGAATTAACCTCCTGGTTACATTCCTTTACTCCTGCTATAAACTATTACCTGCAGGAGGAGCTTAATTTTAAAACAGATTTACGTTACTATATGTTTGGGCCCGTTCATCCCTGGGACAGGAGCGGCGATAATACCGGAGAGAATTTAAGACAGGCGATGGCCCAAAATCCAAATCTGGATGTACTTATACAGGCAGGATATTTTGATGGTGCTACCACCTATTTCAACGCCAAATACACTATGTGGCAACTGGATCAAAGCGGAAAAATGCAAGACCGTATAAGCTTTAAAGGTTACAGGAGCGGGCATATGATGTACCTAAGAGCAGAGGATCTGAAGAATGCCAATGATGATATAAGGGAATTCATAGAAAATAATTTACCTAAAGAAGGCCAATCGGCTAAATACCAGTTGAACTAA
- the thrA gene encoding bifunctional aspartate kinase/homoserine dehydrogenase I, whose amino-acid sequence MKILKFGGSSLASPRRIKDVANIVLEHHQSDPVIAVFSAFGGVTNDLLKMAELAAAEDGSYKELLATNEKRHLDAVRELLPVQSQSGILSKVKTELNHLETLYEGVFLLNELSNKTKHVVAGFGEILSSLIIHGYFNSLKANPQYLDSRDFITCRNNNEKVQVNYKLTYDKIKEHFQSTGGALFIAPGFIAKNEQGVPSTLGRGGSDFTAAIFAAALDVEEVYIYTDVDGMYTANPSIVPQAYPIKSISYEEAMELSHFGAKVLYPPTLQPLVEKNIKIYIKNTFNPAGEGTTISKSSRENFRWVTGITHIDAVKLLNIEGSGMVGIPGFSKRFFEVLFQENINVVLITQASSEHSICVAVKDDEAQLAKEALDEAFEVEISFKKIKPVEIEENVAIVALVGDAMKSHHGLSGKMFSALGNNNINIRAIAQGSSERNISAVISKKDVPKALNTLHEQFFEVPSKELNLYITGVGNVGSKLLGQLEKQREYLLEKLRLKVRVMGLSNSRQMVFNEEGIDLKKWQAELENGEKADKEKFLEKVNGFNLRNSIFVDNTASTEISSWYKEYLRNSVSVVTCNKIACSDDFRNYLELQDLAREYGASFLYETNVGAGLPIIDTLKNLVASGDNIIKIQAVLSGSLNFVFNTYNATEPFYKVVEMAMKEGYTEPDPRIDLSGVDVARKILILARESGYRMELEDIEKENFLSEESLRASSNEEFFEILKAEEDRFKEIYRNASEKGKRLKYVAQLEDGKAKVGLQEVGPAHPFYDLSGSDNIVLFFTGRYPEQPLIVKGAGAGAEVTASGIFADIIRIGKK is encoded by the coding sequence ATGAAAATATTAAAATTTGGAGGTTCTTCCCTGGCCTCTCCCCGGCGCATTAAGGATGTCGCCAATATAGTACTTGAACATCATCAAAGTGATCCTGTCATAGCAGTTTTTTCAGCATTTGGAGGGGTTACAAATGACTTGCTTAAAATGGCAGAGTTGGCAGCCGCTGAAGATGGATCTTATAAAGAACTTCTTGCTACCAATGAAAAAAGACATTTAGACGCAGTGAGGGAACTACTTCCTGTACAGTCCCAAAGCGGGATTTTAAGCAAAGTGAAAACCGAGCTAAATCACCTGGAAACCTTATATGAAGGTGTTTTTCTCCTCAATGAGCTCTCCAACAAAACCAAACATGTGGTGGCGGGTTTTGGGGAAATCCTCTCCTCTCTTATCATACACGGGTATTTTAATAGCCTGAAAGCGAATCCTCAATACCTGGATTCCCGGGATTTTATTACCTGTAGGAATAACAACGAAAAAGTGCAGGTTAATTATAAACTTACCTATGATAAAATAAAAGAGCATTTTCAAAGCACCGGTGGGGCACTTTTTATAGCACCCGGGTTCATTGCAAAGAATGAGCAGGGAGTTCCCAGCACCCTGGGAAGGGGAGGATCAGATTTCACTGCCGCCATCTTTGCTGCAGCTTTAGACGTGGAGGAAGTGTATATTTATACAGATGTTGATGGTATGTATACCGCAAATCCCTCCATAGTTCCACAAGCATATCCTATTAAAAGTATCTCTTATGAAGAGGCTATGGAACTTTCTCATTTTGGGGCAAAGGTTCTTTATCCCCCAACTCTACAGCCCCTGGTGGAAAAAAATATTAAGATATATATTAAAAACACTTTTAATCCCGCCGGGGAAGGCACAACAATTTCAAAATCCAGCAGGGAGAACTTCAGGTGGGTAACGGGGATCACCCATATAGATGCTGTGAAACTACTTAATATAGAGGGTAGCGGGATGGTAGGTATCCCCGGATTTTCAAAGCGCTTTTTTGAGGTCCTGTTCCAGGAGAATATAAATGTAGTACTCATCACCCAGGCATCATCAGAGCACAGTATATGCGTTGCGGTTAAGGATGATGAGGCACAGCTGGCAAAGGAGGCTCTGGATGAAGCCTTTGAAGTAGAGATCTCCTTTAAAAAAATAAAGCCTGTAGAGATAGAAGAGAATGTGGCTATAGTAGCTTTGGTGGGAGACGCGATGAAAAGCCACCACGGGCTTAGCGGTAAGATGTTTAGTGCTTTGGGTAATAATAATATTAACATAAGGGCTATTGCACAGGGATCCTCCGAAAGAAATATATCGGCCGTGATATCAAAAAAGGATGTTCCCAAAGCGCTTAATACCCTTCACGAGCAATTCTTTGAAGTTCCATCTAAAGAACTCAATTTGTATATCACCGGGGTAGGAAATGTGGGAAGTAAACTTTTAGGCCAACTGGAAAAACAGAGGGAGTACCTTTTAGAGAAACTAAGGCTGAAGGTGAGAGTAATGGGCCTTTCAAATTCCAGGCAAATGGTTTTTAATGAGGAGGGAATAGATCTAAAGAAGTGGCAGGCCGAATTGGAAAATGGGGAGAAGGCAGATAAGGAAAAGTTTCTTGAAAAAGTGAATGGCTTTAATTTGCGCAATAGCATATTTGTAGATAACACTGCCAGTACCGAGATCTCTTCCTGGTATAAGGAATACCTTAGGAATTCGGTTTCTGTGGTTACCTGTAATAAGATCGCCTGTTCTGATGATTTCAGGAATTACCTGGAGCTGCAGGACCTGGCCAGGGAATACGGTGCCTCCTTTTTATATGAGACCAATGTGGGAGCAGGGCTTCCCATAATTGATACGCTGAAGAACCTGGTGGCATCTGGTGACAATATCATCAAGATCCAGGCAGTCCTCTCCGGCAGCCTCAACTTTGTTTTCAATACTTACAATGCGACAGAACCATTTTATAAGGTGGTGGAAATGGCGATGAAGGAAGGTTATACAGAACCCGATCCACGAATAGATCTAAGTGGGGTGGACGTTGCCAGGAAGATCCTTATCCTGGCCAGGGAGAGTGGATACAGGATGGAGCTGGAGGATATTGAAAAAGAGAATTTTCTTTCAGAAGAAAGTCTACGAGCCTCCTCCAATGAAGAATTCTTCGAGATCCTTAAGGCTGAAGAAGATCGGTTTAAAGAAATATACAGAAATGCTTCAGAAAAAGGAAAGAGATTAAAGTATGTCGCGCAGCTTGAAGACGGAAAGGCAAAAGTAGGATTACAGGAAGTTGGGCCGGCTCATCCATTTTATGACCTTAGCGGGAGCGACAACATTGTGCTTTTCTTTACCGGCAGGTATCCTGAACAGCCATTAATAGTAAAAGGAGCGGGCGCCGGGGCAGAGGTCACTGCCTCGGGGATCTTTGCAGATATAATACGAATAGGTAAAAAATAA
- the thrC gene encoding threonine synthase — protein sequence MRYFSLNDHSITASFEEAVVQGIARDRGLFFPKKIPRLPASFFEEISIFSSTEIAKEVISPFIGEEIPEEALIDIIEKTLDFDFPVNELEPNVSVLELFHGPTLAFKDVGAKFMAGCLEYFIKKGTGGEVTVLVATSGDTGGAVANGFLGVEGIKVVILYPSGKVSELQERQLTTLGRNITALEVDGAFDECQDMVKTAFLDREVTEKVQLTSANSINIARWLPQMFYYFLAWKDLKEKNKKLVFSIPSGNFGNICAGLMAAEMGLPIDHFVASTNANDVVPAFLSSGKFSDQPSVATISNAMDVGNPSNFVRILEMFENNMESLKKKLSAFSFDDDLTKDAMKAVYHNSNYIMDPHGAVGYLGLRSFLKKNKDFYGVFLETAHPVKFADTVKEATGREIEIPSAIADIMNSEKKAEKISTYEDLKSFLLR from the coding sequence ATGAGATATTTTAGTCTGAATGATCATTCAATAACTGCAAGTTTTGAAGAGGCGGTGGTACAGGGCATAGCACGTGACAGAGGTTTGTTCTTTCCGAAGAAAATTCCGCGATTACCTGCATCTTTTTTTGAGGAGATATCTATTTTTTCCTCTACAGAAATAGCTAAAGAGGTAATTTCACCTTTCATAGGAGAGGAAATTCCTGAAGAAGCTCTAATCGATATTATTGAAAAGACACTGGACTTTGATTTTCCGGTAAATGAGCTGGAACCTAATGTAAGTGTGCTTGAATTATTTCATGGGCCCACACTTGCATTTAAGGATGTAGGTGCAAAATTCATGGCCGGTTGCCTGGAATATTTCATTAAAAAAGGGACCGGGGGAGAGGTTACAGTTCTGGTGGCCACATCTGGAGACACTGGAGGTGCTGTTGCGAATGGATTTTTGGGAGTGGAAGGCATTAAGGTGGTGATCCTTTATCCATCTGGCAAAGTGAGTGAGCTGCAGGAGCGGCAGCTTACTACGCTGGGCAGGAATATCACTGCCCTGGAGGTAGACGGGGCTTTTGATGAATGCCAGGATATGGTTAAAACCGCTTTTCTGGACAGGGAGGTTACAGAAAAGGTACAGTTAACTTCTGCCAACTCTATCAATATAGCCCGCTGGTTACCTCAAATGTTCTACTATTTTCTGGCCTGGAAAGACCTGAAGGAAAAGAATAAAAAATTGGTATTCTCAATACCCAGTGGGAATTTCGGTAATATTTGTGCCGGTTTAATGGCTGCTGAAATGGGCCTCCCCATAGACCATTTTGTCGCATCCACCAATGCCAATGATGTGGTGCCGGCATTCCTTTCATCGGGTAAGTTTTCAGACCAGCCTAGTGTTGCTACTATCTCCAATGCGATGGATGTTGGGAATCCCAGTAACTTTGTCAGGATCCTGGAGATGTTCGAAAATAACATGGAATCCCTCAAAAAAAAACTATCAGCCTTCAGTTTTGATGATGACCTTACAAAAGATGCAATGAAGGCGGTTTATCACAATTCCAATTATATTATGGATCCACATGGTGCGGTAGGATATTTGGGTCTAAGATCTTTTTTGAAAAAGAACAAGGATTTTTACGGCGTTTTCCTGGAAACGGCTCATCCCGTAAAATTTGCCGACACCGTTAAGGAAGCTACAGGCCGGGAAATTGAGATCCCTTCGGCAATTGCAGATATTATGAACAGCGAAAAGAAGGCAGAAAAAATAAGCACTTATGAAGATCTAAAATCCTTCTTGCTGAGGTGA
- a CDS encoding ABC1 kinase family protein, translating into MAVLPDNLERYRKFMGFMLKYWNSDLFHQTAATALDEGEDKDHSQDDFDQTPEELVEDLKKMGPTYIKMGQLLSTRPDLLPDAYLKALATLQDDVPPIPYQEVHAIVEEELGTRISKAFSHFEEEPLASASIGQVHKASLRSGKPVAVKVQRPGIRKQFLEDLDTLKELAEFAVKHTKVARKYAFDDVLEELRHILLQELDYNREAQNLKTLSRNLSGYKRITVPQPIMDYCTGKVLTMEFITGTKITSISPLKKIENDLSPLVDELVDAYLKQLITDGFVHADPHPGNVQLTDDNKIALIDLGMVARFTPNMQEKLLRLLIALSQNDGEACADVLLSMSEVTEEADVKNFRTTINHLVMDSQHTRAKEMQTGRLLIQMNRVAANNGIHISVEVNILGKILLNMDQIVAVLEPEFDLRKAIRQHVNKVMRSKMYDELKPENLFGIMLQTKNLAENLPDRLNKITDNLAENKFRVKIDAIDEKRWTDGFQKVANRITLGIIIAATIIGASMLMSVPSPFMILGYPGLAIIFFLIAAIGGILLSYHILFKDE; encoded by the coding sequence ATGGCTGTATTACCAGATAATTTAGAACGCTATCGAAAATTCATGGGTTTTATGCTCAAGTACTGGAATAGTGATCTTTTTCATCAAACAGCAGCAACTGCCCTTGATGAAGGGGAAGATAAAGACCATAGCCAGGATGATTTTGACCAAACTCCAGAGGAGCTGGTAGAGGACCTAAAAAAGATGGGTCCAACTTATATCAAAATGGGCCAGCTCCTCTCTACCCGGCCAGATCTTTTACCCGATGCTTATCTAAAAGCACTTGCAACCCTCCAGGATGATGTACCTCCCATCCCTTATCAGGAAGTTCATGCAATTGTAGAAGAAGAATTGGGAACCAGGATCTCAAAGGCTTTTTCCCACTTTGAAGAAGAACCTCTGGCCAGTGCATCTATAGGCCAGGTTCATAAAGCAAGTTTACGTTCCGGTAAACCTGTAGCGGTAAAAGTGCAGCGACCCGGAATAAGAAAGCAGTTCCTTGAAGATTTGGATACCCTTAAGGAACTTGCTGAATTTGCTGTAAAACATACCAAAGTCGCCAGGAAATATGCTTTTGATGATGTGCTGGAAGAGTTAAGACATATACTTTTACAGGAGCTGGACTACAATCGTGAGGCGCAAAATTTGAAAACCCTGAGCCGTAACCTAAGTGGCTATAAAAGGATCACAGTGCCACAGCCAATTATGGATTACTGCACCGGTAAAGTCCTCACAATGGAGTTTATTACCGGTACCAAGATAACTTCCATTTCCCCTTTAAAGAAAATTGAGAACGATCTAAGCCCTCTTGTAGATGAACTGGTAGATGCCTACCTCAAGCAGTTGATTACAGATGGTTTTGTTCATGCCGATCCCCACCCGGGCAATGTGCAACTCACAGATGACAACAAAATAGCACTTATCGACCTTGGGATGGTCGCACGCTTTACTCCAAATATGCAGGAAAAGCTTTTACGCCTTCTTATCGCCTTAAGTCAAAATGATGGGGAGGCCTGTGCAGATGTTCTTTTAAGCATGAGTGAGGTAACAGAGGAGGCAGATGTAAAAAACTTCAGGACCACAATAAATCACCTGGTAATGGACAGCCAGCATACCCGGGCAAAGGAAATGCAAACGGGCAGGTTATTGATCCAGATGAATCGGGTGGCTGCAAATAATGGGATCCATATTTCTGTAGAGGTAAATATCCTGGGCAAAATATTACTGAATATGGACCAGATCGTGGCGGTCCTGGAACCTGAATTTGACCTTCGCAAAGCTATACGCCAGCATGTTAATAAGGTCATGCGTTCAAAGATGTACGATGAATTAAAACCGGAGAACCTCTTCGGAATTATGCTCCAAACAAAGAACCTCGCAGAAAACCTGCCGGACAGGCTGAACAAGATCACAGATAACCTGGCAGAAAATAAATTCCGCGTAAAGATCGATGCCATTGATGAAAAGCGATGGACAGATGGTTTTCAAAAAGTCGCCAACAGGATAACCCTTGGTATCATCATAGCCGCAACGATTATAGGAGCATCTATGCTTATGAGCGTGCCTTCACCATTTATGATCCTGGGGTACCCCGGTCTTGCAATTATCTTTTTTCTCATTGCAGCTATAGGAGGAATTCTATTGAGCTATCACATTTTATTTAAGGACGAGTAG